A genomic window from Desulfatiglans anilini DSM 4660 includes:
- a CDS encoding membrane protein: protein MKRIRFAATVCMGLVMALTGVGCAPSLSSDVYSRDEARQVQVAHEGTVVMVRSVQIEGTHSGIGAIAGGILGYGIGSTIGGGSGQTLARAAGTVAGALAGGAAEEGATRQNGLEITVKLDNGEVVSIVQANDVPFAKGDRVTVLRRPDGSARVLQ, encoded by the coding sequence ATGAAAAGGATCCGCTTTGCAGCGACCGTCTGCATGGGGCTGGTCATGGCCCTGACAGGGGTGGGGTGCGCCCCGAGTTTGTCGAGCGACGTTTACTCCCGCGATGAAGCGAGACAGGTCCAGGTAGCCCACGAAGGGACCGTGGTCATGGTTCGCAGTGTGCAGATCGAAGGGACGCATTCCGGTATCGGGGCCATCGCCGGTGGAATCCTGGGCTACGGGATTGGAAGCACGATCGGCGGTGGAAGCGGACAAACCCTGGCCAGAGCCGCCGGAACGGTGGCCGGCGCCTTGGCCGGTGGAGCTGCCGAGGAGGGCGCCACAAGGCAGAACGGTCTGGAGATTACGGTGAAACTGGACAATGGCGAGGTGGTGTCGATCGTCCAGGCGAATGATGTGCCCTTTGCAAAGGGCGACCGGGTGACGGTTTTGCGGCGGCCCGACGGTAGCGCCAGGGTCTTGCAGTGA